atctgcttggcattgtccaagccgctcaccttatggtactcatccctgcacaatgaagctagcaacacagtagtagtttgtgcgtttttatgaatttgttcattgataaacaaagggctatccgagctatcaaatttcattccactctctactatctcccatatgctaggatggagagagaacaagtgactacgcattttgtgactccaaaatccgtagtcctctccatcaaaatgaggaggtttaccaagtggaatggataataaatgagcatttgtactttgaggaatacgagagtaatcaaaagaaaagttcgaattgaccgttttctttttctcgtagtcgtcgtcgtcgtccttttgggaagaggaagattcgtcgctgtcgtagtagactatctccttgatgcgccttgtcttcttcttcttctcgtctcttcttttgtgacttgagcccgagtccgtaggcttgtcatctttcgactcattgaagatagacttCTTCtcattgttgttgaccaccatcccctttcccttaggatccatctcttcgggcgattagtcccttcttgaagagaacgactccgataccaattgagagcacctagaggggggtgaataggtgatcctgtgaaacttgaaacttaatccacaaaacttgattaggcgttagcacaataatgccaagtggctagagaggagtctcaacaaaacacaataaccacaagagatcaatcatagagatggcacagtggtttatcccgtggttcggccaagaccaacgcttgcctactccacgttgtggcgtcccaacggacgagggttgcaatcaacccctctcaagcggtccaaagacccacttgaataccacggtgttttgcttgctttactatatcccgtttgcgaggaatctccacactttggagcctctcgcccttacacttgaagttcacaaagaagcacggagtaagagagggataagcaacacactcaagacaagaaatcacagcaacaccacgcacacaagtcgcaacaagagctcacaacacaactcaatgagttcacaactcgactagagctctaattgctatcgcaaagaatcaaaggcgcggaatcgatgtcttagtgcttaggaatgcttagaggatgcttggtgttctcctccatgcgcctaggggtcccttttatagccccaaggcagctagtagccgttgagagcattccaggaaggcaaatcttgccttctgtcgcctggcgcaccggacagtccggtgcacaccggacactgtccggtgcggatttctttccttctgtggcgtagccgaccgttggcgcctgggagccgttggagcaccggacactgtccggtgcacaccaaacagtccggtgcccccgcccgaccgttggctcggccacgtgtctcgcgcagatcgcgcagccgaccgttggcccgcccgaccgatggctcaccggacagtccggtgcataccggacagtccggtgcattatagccgtacgccgttaatttattcccgagagcgtcaagttcgcctgagccagcctggcacaccggacactgttcggtgcaccaccggacagtccggtgcacccagacagcgctggctttggctgaaacaaggCAATCTCTCTCCATTTTGTTTTCacttgtttccagcacttagacacaatacattagtccttaaaacaatgtactaagtctgagaaatatACCttatgacttgatttgcactttgtccaccactttgtatatattaacacttaagcacttgtgttggacactaaatcaccaaaacacttagaaatggcccaagggcacatttccctttcaaaaactaTAGATGATGCTAGTTAGatattttttgtagctttgaattagagttgtgatgtaattttactttgttatgaacattagataatgaatTGAACTTATAAACTCTGTATAGAGCTGATTGcactctttttccttctaacaaaatgattttttAACGATGTTGTCATTGCATACCTctggtaacttaatacaaatattaagtttgcttttggtcaaatttatttgtctttttttatttgttttattaaatttattttgaatttagggctctgatgtgaatttcgggccaaaaattgaatttcgggcttttataattttgTGCCGCTCAAAATGAGTCCGCCACGTTTAAGTAATTACGTGCAAGGCtgtgggccgagggctaggcccgCAGACTGGTCTGGTAcgacccgaaattcaaacgggccggatcggcccttttctatgcatgcatatccAACTCATCACGCGGAATCTGTTAGGAACGCCTaggaacgggtccagacctccatATATCAAGGGGTTCGACCGATTGGTGCACGACACAATCGATCCAAATCAATACAATCTACTTTATTTGCTTTGTTCTTCATCACACCAGGAGTAGGAGTAATTTAGACCTAGATTAGTTTTTcctcaaccccaaatcttcatccATCTTCGACTCCACGTCGTCTAGGAATGTCCCGGGTGGCCTGTCGACCAGGAGCATCACTGGAACTCTGCTCCCTAACAGGGTCCCTCACGGGGGCGAGTTCTAGGGTTTTCTAAGGAGGAAGACGACTTTTtcgtcattgcgaaccgtccaggcATGCTTCTACAGTGAGGTCGTGGACCATCTGTGCTAGGCGGTTTACCCCAGCCAATATATATGGGTAGACCTTGtttaaaaaacataaaaaatgtcTGTTCTATTGGTTAGATGTGTGTGAATGTGGAGCCAACAACCAATGTTCAAACCGCCAATTATACTAGTTTTACTTTTTTTACTAGATGTGTTTTTCCCGTGCTAACGGTATGGTCCCAGGGAGGAGGAGGGGAGGGGGCGAGATGGTCGTGGGTGGGGGGAGGGGGCGAGATGGTCGTGGGAGAGACATGGGTTAGTGTGTGAGGGGTGAATACTAGTCATTGGATTTAGGAGAGGTTATGGATGTAGGGTGATTTGGTTGGGTGCATTTTGCCAAATCAAAACTGGTGGATAATATAGGGGTATTGGTAAAGCGAGAAAAAGTTGTGCGCAAGGTGCTCTATGTAGTAGAGATTGCGAGTATCGAATATAGTATAATTACAAGACTAATAACACAGTTAAAAGCTAAACAATGAGATAGATTTATTAAGTCTAATTAGTTCATGATTCACTCGTGTGATGCTACAATATATGTTTGTTGATAGTTTAATTACAAAACTAATTTCACGTATAAAGACTAGACTAAACGGAGATATGAATTTATTACGCCTAATTAGTCAAGGATTCGCTCGCTCATATATGCTACAGTAAAATATTTGTTAACCATATATTAATCGTGCTTAATAAAATTTATCTCATCGTTCGGCTCTGCATAATTAGTTTTATAGttaaactatatttaatactcataaTTGCATCCGATTGTAATTGCTTAATTTGGCCATTATTCTCACAGAAGTGTAAATCTACGTAGTTTTGCTGCTGCCTGCTTATCGCGAAGCGGATGACTCTCCAACACGTGTCAATAACGCAACACGTGTCGAACGGGAACCGTTCGATGAGTTTATTTTTTTTTTACTAACATGACGATAAATACATAAACGCCACCGCCAATTGTATAGAGTACGTACATGTATTAGTACTAGTACTCCTAATTACAGAATTAGTGGAAATAGATTCATCGAACTTTCCCGCGGCCACGGCGGCGACACGAAACCCGTCCCGATGCAGTCGCGTGACGGCAAAAGACGCGAAAACAGACCAGGCACAGCCGAGCAACGTACGAAGCAAGACCAGAATCGAACGGAATGGGGGCAAGCCTAGTGACAAGTGTGTGTGGGGTGCGCACGAAAGCGCGGGCTTGCCGCTTGTCCCGCACGCCTtgcacttagggggtgtttggttacacaccgctaaaatttagcccatATCCCATCGAATGTTTAgacctccgttccgggtattaaatgtaatcggattataaaactaatttgtcagccgaagattaaaagacgagacgaatctagtccagttggttgggtctatatttcatactcctatttaaaagtcaaacgcttgatgtgaaccggactaaactttagcaggagcaaccaaacacccccttagaatGGATGGTCAAACAGGGCATGTCGAATGGATTAATATGAATTTAGAAAGAGCATGATATTAGTGTGGAGCGTGTACAGGGTCTATAGTGTGGGTGACCAACATAAGAACGTGTCCGAGCTGTAGATTTGACACATAATACCAACACAAATATGGCACGGTTAAGGCCGGCACAACGGCCTAACTGTTCTTTTACTATTAATTGGCCTTCAAAAAAAATTTAGGATAATTGAACAAATAATAATATGCATGTGCTAAACTCCAACTCTAACTAACTCAACCAGCCACAATAGACCACTTCTCCCTCCACCGTATAACATAGTTCTCCAACGGTTGATAAAAAAGCTAGAGTGTtatctcaactaattttagccactaactattatctCTCGTGCATTCAAACATCTTTATAATATTGATCTTCAAAATTAGATGTAACGGACATGAATGGGAGAATGTTTTTTTTAAACAATCACACACTGTTAGATATGATTTTGAAGACCAGGACTCTATTATGCATATGTGCATGAGACCTTCGGATTTACTAATAAATAGTTAGTTAACTATTTACTAATTTGCTAAAAAGTAGCCGATAGTATTATTAGCTAGATAGTTTAAATCTTTTAATTAATTTTAGCAGCTATATTCAAACACCCCTTGTATCGCCACCTAGCAGCGGGACTCGACACGTGGGCATGCTTGCGGCGGGATGATTGGCCTGTGTGGGCCCGCGCCGCATGAACGGCTGAGATCTCGTCCAGGGTAACATCGGTGCAGCTCCGGCCGTGCGGTCACGGGGTTATTTATTCGGCCGTGTGGCCGCGGGGCTCGCTCTAGTTACCATCCATTGGTGTGGACGTGTGGTGGACTGGTGGTTGCGTTGCGTTGCGTTGCTTCGAGTTGGAGGTTGGAGTTGGAGTGGGCCGCGTGCGAGAGGATCTGAGCGGATAGGCCATGGAGTGGAGTGATTAGCGGTTGCTGGGTCAGGAGAAGGCGGCGTGTGTTTTGATCCTACTCGCGTTTGAGGGGCCCCGATTTCGAGCGGGTGTTCAGTTTTGGTGCCGGATTTCGAGCGGGTGTTTAGTTTTGGTTTTGGGGACAATGGTTTTGGACTGCCTGATATTCGATTCATAGGTTGGTCAAACGCTTTGGAGTAGAGATTTTTTTCCCGGAAAACAAGAGCCATTTTTCTAGTTGTGCTACTCGTCAATCAATCCATGGAAGCTGAACTCTGGAAGAAGAAACTTTCCTAATTAGACCCGGTATTTCGTGGTTGGCCGTTGGCGTCTAAAGCGCGTTTTAGTTTAAATATATGAACACATTTTCCTGTTTACTCCGCCCAAAATCTTTCCGCTGGATCTACTTGTGAATCGGGTTTGTTTGTTTTTTACCTGAGCTATTCTTGTTGATTTAGGATTTCGAGTCGGCAGATCCAAGGGAACGCCGAATTTTGCCTGATTTCTTCGCAATTTTTGGTCCGATCAAGAGGCTCCTAGCCTTTTTTTTTTCCTCGCGAGAAGCAAGGGGGTCTCCCTTTTCTTCTTTCGCTATGTCCATGGCTTTGAGCCGCTTCACGCAATGGCTGTGGCCGGGGGGCGCCGCGGCGCGGGTGGACACCCACGAGCACCCCAGTGGGGGGCTAACGAGCTCCTCCTTCCCTGACTTCCCCTCCGGGTTCCGGGAGCCCGACACCGTCACGTTCTACACCGGCCGCCAGCGCGCGCGCCCGAGGAGGGTCAGGAATCGCCGCCGCAGCCGCGGGGAGGCCCGTGTCGACCGGGAGTACGACATGGTCATCGTCCCGTCCGACGGCGGTGGCTGCCTGTCTGGCTCCGACTCCGACGACTCCGACTGGTCCATCGGCTGGCTCGAGCCACAGGCGCCGGAGCTTCAGACGGACGGCGACCCCGAGAACTGCTTCGCCGTCCTCGTTCCGTGTTACCGCCACGGCCGCCAGGAGCAGCAGCCACGGAGGCAGGAGGGCAGGTTTCTTGGCGCCGGCGCCCTCACCGATGGTGGTCCCTCTGGTGAGCACGCTCACCTCATGTGTGATTTCGTCGACGTGCTTTCTTTGAAAATTTTAATTAAACAAAATCGAGAAGCGATCGTGCTAGTTATATATATCAGTTCGTATATATAATAGCTTATTTATTTGAAGATTCAATTCTGTACATGCTGAGGACTGGAAGGAAATCACGGATGGTACCTAAATTTCGGCAGTTTTCAGTTATTAAATTCTTGTTTTGGCAATAATTTCAGCTTGTTAAGCTGACACAACACAGAGTATAATAGGATAAGGAGCAATTGTCTCTATCAGGCAGACTGGCTTTCTTCGCCCTTTGCTTTTTCTGATAGATAAAAGTTGGTGGTGGTCATATGCAAGAAGGCATCTGGAGTTATTCCTCAATGATTGCCTTGTATATGCCATTGTTTGTTCAGCAGTGAGCTGATTGCAGTAGTTCTATCGCATTTGTGGGAGTGGATTGGCTTTACTAGTCATATATCTCATTTTCATGATTGGTGCTGTTGATTCATGGGTTTGGTGGCTTACTTTGTACTATGGATTTGAATTACAGTTTTGTTATTAGTCTATAAACTTTGCACTGTAGTCAATCAGTTGGTACACTGAGACTTAGTGTCGTTTGCTTTTGGTGTTTGAGTGATCAAAAAGCTAACCCGATAACGTTAGAGCTCTTCAGCTGCCTGCTTAAACTGCTGTCTGTGACTAATAACATTCAATCGTCTTCCTAATAACATTCAATTGCTTAGCCTTCCAATCTTTTAAAAGTTTCACATTGTTTGTTCTTTTGTAGTTTTGTTCGGTGTATTTATCACAGAGCATCAAAGTCATCTAAACCTAGCACGAGTTTCTCTAATATTTTCTCTCTTTCTTTTGATTTGCAGATGGAAAGAATTTTGTAGAGCAGTGGCTTTCTTCTTTCCAGAACTAATATCGTCAGACCTCTCCTAAGCTACCCTGTAAATAGTATCACTCTGTTTTAGTTCTACTACGTTTGTCCTAGTCGCACAACGTATCGATGAAGGAAGACATGAAAAAGAAatctaaaaagaaaaagaaaaaaaagaggagCAGTAGAATTTTGATTTCTGAAGCAGCACCAATTGGATATGTCCTTCCTGAGGGTCCCAGGTTATTCTACTCTTGCCAAGCAAGGCGAAAGCTGAGCTGCACAAACTGCGCGCCGTCGAGAATGATTTTGCCGTCCTGATATGTGCTGAGTGCTAACACGTAGAGATGAACTGCTATTCCATTGTTAATTTGTCCCATTTGCTTGGCGACCTCGGATTCTACTGCCTGTACAGTGTTCTTGCAGTGTATATAGTCTTGCGCAGGACTACTGCAGTTGCGCGATTTTTCAGTGTGTGTTGGTACGTGTGTCGTATTCTTGTACATGGAACTGAATTTCTGATGAATGAATCTATCTGGTGTATATAATTTTTGTGACAATCACCAGTACAgataagctctatagtggcggttctaaaccTATTTACAGTGACGTTTTTCATAACCGTCAGTGCTATGAGTTAGTAGAAATCACCATTTTTATAGGCGGGTAACTgagaaccgctagtggaaatcgattttcacttgCGGTCGACGTAATATAACCACCAGTGAAAATCGTTTCTAGGAAACATAAAataaattttaaaaatagtaaaaaaaatatttttattagGGAGACCTCGCGGCCCGCCCACTAACCTGTTCGTTGAAGTCGCAGGTCGCGGAATTTTTCGTGCACTACACAGTTGCTAGGAATCAAACCCCTGACCTCAGCCTCACGCGTACCATACTCTACCACTCTAGCTATGGCATGCTTTGTGTTTAGTGTGTagttttgttgcccacatattacaactaattgagtgtaaattgcttgtttaagaccgtaaacgaattcaaataaaacagttgtcaactacaaagttgaataatttttgaagttctaaaactttcattttgacactttttcatccgaggtcgtttgcaaaatttgaattttaaatttgataaatttagatacaatttttgagagccgaaatgatttcaaataaaaaagttatcaactacaaagttttataatttttagagatctacaacttttattttgatagtttcatcatacgaggtcgtttaaaaaactcgaaaaattaaggataaaaatgatttctagttgcggtttcttaagaaaaccatcAGTAGAAACCATAGATTTCTACATGCGATTTTCATAAGGAACCGCCTTTAGAAATAGGATTTTTAgtgacggttttcttaagaaaccgccactaaaaatagcacagaCGGTTGATAACCGAATCCGTCTATAAAAATATAGCGTACCACAGGCTTTGAGTCTTTTTCTACTAGTGAATGTGAGTTCACTTTTGCTGAGTCTTCCTGTCCTGTTCTATGATGTGCATGATTGGGTTCCTGTATATAGGAATCTTCAGAGTGTCTCTGTGTGATGTGCGTGAGTGATGGAATCTGCCAAAGGGGTAGGTCCTCGGCAGGTTTCAACCattgtttattttgatgatattctgATAAGGTTGCTGTTTTTTTTCTGTGAGTTGTGCGGTAGTGCCAGGCTTGACAGGGTCTTACGTAGAATTATCGCCAAAACATATCTTGAATTGTAGATTATAAGTTTAGAACAACTCAAAAAGATTATATTCTTCCTAATTGATAAGAATATAGATTTTTTTTGTAAAAAGTACCCTCAAGTTTATTTTAATGACTATCCAAATATAGTCATCTTCTATTCTAGATTTCTCATTAGTCAAAAAATGAAAACGTAAATGACTTTCTAGAGCACAAACAAGATATTTCATCTTCTATTCTAGGTTTCACATTAGTCAAAAATTGAAAAAAGTAAATGACTTTCTAGAGCACAAATAAGATATTTAAAAGTTGTAAAGATTAAAAagatatagaaaatagtttttatACAAATAACCTTCCAAATGATAATTTAGAGAGTGAAATTTAGATTATTGCAGATGCTCAGAACCGTATGCTGACTTGCTGAGCCAGTGTATCTCGATTTGTTTTTTCTGAGATGTCCTTATTCTGTTACTGTTAGGATCCAAATCGATAGTTAGGGGAGAGTTAATAGAAATTTGTTTCACAAGAGTAGAGCAAATGGAAAATTAGATGGAACGACAACATCAGTGAGCTTTGAATGGGTCACAAAGTGCATCGATGGACCGATAATATATGTGGGCTTTTAATAGGCCACAAAGTGCACCGATTTAAGTAGGCCTTTCGTCATTTTCTAACAGTGGATTTCTGTTTCGGATATGGGCATAATCTGATGTATATACCTTTTTAACGTACAGGGTCCCACTCACTCATAAACTCGTACACGTATAACATATATCCTACCGGCCTACCCTTATCTATCTATAAAAAATATTTAGTGCAAACCTTTTGCTTAGGGCTTGTTTGACAGCAAGGGAATTGATGACGGGTTTGGCGACAAGGAAATTAGAGGGAATTGTGGAAGAGGAAATCCTTTGCTATTCAAATTTCCTCCCCCAATCGTCTCCAATTTACTTATCATCAAATCAGCCTTTAGGCTTTGTTTGGATACTCTCATATTTACCTAAATCCATATGGATTAAAGTAGATTagggtgtaaattagtttaatttaTATCTTAATCCAtctcaatacatgtggattgtGGTGAATACGAGAGTATAATAGAATAATGAGCAATACATTGTTAATTTGTCCATTGTTAACA
This portion of the Zea mays cultivar B73 chromosome 2, Zm-B73-REFERENCE-NAM-5.0, whole genome shotgun sequence genome encodes:
- the LOC100274346 gene encoding uncharacterized protein LOC100274346, whose protein sequence is MSMALSRFTQWLWPGGAAARVDTHEHPSGGLTSSSFPDFPSGFREPDTVTFYTGRQRARPRRVRNRRRSRGEARVDREYDMVIVPSDGGGCLSGSDSDDSDWSIGWLEPQAPELQTDGDPENCFAVLVPCYRHGRQEQQPRRQEGRFLGAGALTDGGPSDGKNFVEQWLSSFQN